In Centropristis striata isolate RG_2023a ecotype Rhode Island chromosome 15, C.striata_1.0, whole genome shotgun sequence, a genomic segment contains:
- the LOC131987040 gene encoding high mobility group-T protein-like isoform X1: MTGRNKRTDSSMKTKKDPAKPRGKMSSYAYFVQTCREEHKKKHPEASVNFAEFSKKCSERWKTMSGKEKGKFEDLAKLDKVRYDREMMNYVPARGCGKKKKYKDPNAPKRPPSAFFIFCSEYRPKVKGETPGLSIGDVAKRLGEMWNGTASEDKQPFEKKASILKEKYERDVATYRAKCKTGGGSAAAKAPAKVEKKDEDDDDDDDDDDEEEEDDYDDDDE, encoded by the exons ATGACGGGCAGAAATAAAAGAACTG ATTCCAGCATGAAGACGAAGAAAGATCCCGCCAAGCCGCGAGGCAAGATGTCCTCTTATGCATATTTTGTGCAGACCTGCCGCGAGGAGCACAAGAAGAAACACCCGGAAGCTTCGGTCAACTTCGCCGAGTTCTCCAAGAAATGCTCCGAGCGATGGAAg ACCATGTCTGGCAAAGAGAAAGGTAAATTCGAGGACCTTGCCAAGCTGGACAAGGTCCGCTACGATAGAGAGATGATGAACTACGTCCCAGCCCGGGGATGCggcaagaagaagaagtacAAGGACCCCAACGCCCCCAAGAGACCCCC GTCTGCCTTCTTCATCTTCTGCTCAGAGTACCGCCCCAAGGTCAAAGGTGAGACTCCGGGTCTGTCCATCGGGGACGTGGCCAAGCGGCTCGGCGAGATGTGGAACGGCACGGCGTCCGAGGACAAGCAGCCGTTTGAGAAGAAGGCGTCCATACTGAAGGAGAAATACGAGCGG GACGTCGCCACGTATCGCGCCAAGTGCAAAACAGGCGGCGGCAGCGCGGCGGCGAAGGCGCCGGCCAAGGTGGAGAAGAAGGACGAGGACGACGATGATGACGACGACGACGAtgacgaagaggaggaggacgactACGACGATGATGACGAGTAG
- the LOC131987040 gene encoding high mobility group-T protein-like isoform X2, producing MKTKKDPAKPRGKMSSYAYFVQTCREEHKKKHPEASVNFAEFSKKCSERWKTMSGKEKGKFEDLAKLDKVRYDREMMNYVPARGCGKKKKYKDPNAPKRPPSAFFIFCSEYRPKVKGETPGLSIGDVAKRLGEMWNGTASEDKQPFEKKASILKEKYERDVATYRAKCKTGGGSAAAKAPAKVEKKDEDDDDDDDDDDEEEEDDYDDDDE from the exons ATGAAGACGAAGAAAGATCCCGCCAAGCCGCGAGGCAAGATGTCCTCTTATGCATATTTTGTGCAGACCTGCCGCGAGGAGCACAAGAAGAAACACCCGGAAGCTTCGGTCAACTTCGCCGAGTTCTCCAAGAAATGCTCCGAGCGATGGAAg ACCATGTCTGGCAAAGAGAAAGGTAAATTCGAGGACCTTGCCAAGCTGGACAAGGTCCGCTACGATAGAGAGATGATGAACTACGTCCCAGCCCGGGGATGCggcaagaagaagaagtacAAGGACCCCAACGCCCCCAAGAGACCCCC GTCTGCCTTCTTCATCTTCTGCTCAGAGTACCGCCCCAAGGTCAAAGGTGAGACTCCGGGTCTGTCCATCGGGGACGTGGCCAAGCGGCTCGGCGAGATGTGGAACGGCACGGCGTCCGAGGACAAGCAGCCGTTTGAGAAGAAGGCGTCCATACTGAAGGAGAAATACGAGCGG GACGTCGCCACGTATCGCGCCAAGTGCAAAACAGGCGGCGGCAGCGCGGCGGCGAAGGCGCCGGCCAAGGTGGAGAAGAAGGACGAGGACGACGATGATGACGACGACGACGAtgacgaagaggaggaggacgactACGACGATGATGACGAGTAG
- the LOC131986258 gene encoding adhesive plaque matrix protein-like: MHDRTQCLADYHIKKNKKRSECEFQGLSGLYERGQRSAAAGPLTASYRGSSSFIPRLLQLLHTEAPPASYRGSSSFIPRLLQLHTEAPPAASYRGSSSFIPRLLQLHTEAPPASYRGSSSCFIPRLLQLHTEAPPASYRGSSSCFIPRLLQLHTEAPPAASYRGSSSFIPRLLQLHTEAPPASYRGSSSFIPRLLQQAEAPPASYRGSSSFIPRLLQLHTEAPPASYRGSSSFIPRLLQLHTEAPPAASYRGSSSFIPRLLQLHTEAPPASYRGSSSFIPRLLQQAEAPPASYRGSSSRPRLLQLHTEAPPASYRGSSSRPRLLRQAEAPPAGRGSSSFIPRLLQQAEAPPAGRGSSSRLRLLQLHTEAPPAGRGSSSFIPRLLQLHTEAPPASYRGSSSRPRLLQLHTEAPPASYRGSSSCFIPRLLQLHTEAPPAGRGSSGRPRLLQLHTEAPPASYRGSSSRPRLLQQAEAPPAGRGSSSRLRLLQQAEAPPAGRGSSGRPRLLQQAEAPPASYRGSSSFIPRLLQQAEAPPAGRGSSSRPRLLRLHTEAPPAGRGSSSRPRLLQLHTEAPPAGRGSSSFIPRLLQLHTEAPPAGRGSSSRPRLLQQAEAPPAGRGSSGRPRLLQLHTEAPPADRGSSSRPRLLQLHTEAPPASYRGSSGFIPRLLQQAEAPPASYRGSSGFIPRLLQLLHTEAPPASYRGSSSRPRLLRQAEAPPASYRGSSSFIPRLLQQAEAPPAGRGSSSRPRLLQQAEAPPAGRGSSSRPRLLRQAEAPPAGRGSSGFIPRLLQQAEAPPAGRGSSSRPRLLRLHTEAPPASYRGSSSRPRLLRQAEAPPAGRGSSGFIPRLLQQAEAPPASY; encoded by the coding sequence ATGCATGATAGGACTCAATGTTTAGCTGATTAtcatataaagaaaaataaaaaaagaagtgaatgtGAGTTTCAGGGCCTGTCTGGTCTTTAtgagagaggtcagaggtcagctgcTGCCGGTCCTCTAACTGCTTCATACCGAGGCTCCTCCAGCTTCATACCGAGGCTCCTCCAGCTGCTTCATACCGAGGCTCCTCCAGCTTCATACCGAGGCTCCTCCAGCTTCATACCGAGGCTCCTCCAGCTTCATACCGAGGCTCCTCCGGCTGCTTCATACCGAGGCTCCTCCAGCTTCATACCGAGGCTCCTCCAGCTTCATACCGAGGCTCCTCCAGCTTCATACCGAGGCTCCTCCAGCTGCTTCATACCGAGGCTCCTCCAGCTTCATACCGAGGCTCCTCCAGCTTCATACCGAGGCTCCTCCAGCTGCTTCATACCGAGGCTCCTCCAGCTTCATACCGAGGCTCCTCCAGCTGCTTCATACCGAGGCTCCTCCAGCTTCATACCGAGGCTCCTCCAGCTTCATACCGAGGCTCCTCCAGCTTCATACCGAGGCTCCTCCAGCTTCATACCGAGGCTCCTCCAGCAGGCCGAGGCTCCTCCGGCTTCATACCGAGGCTCCTCCAGCTTCATACCGAGGCTCCTCCAGCTTCATACCGAGGCTCCTCCAGCTTCATACCGAGGCTCCTCCAGCTTCATACCGAGGCTCCTCCAGCTTCATACCGAGGCTCCTCCGGCTGCTTCATACCGAGGCTCCTCCAGCTTCATACCGAGGCTCCTCCAGCTTCATACCGAGGCTCCTCCAGCTTCATACCGAGGCTCCTCCAGCTTCATACCGAGGCTCCTCCAGCAGGCCGAGGCTCCTCCAGCTTCATACCGAGGCTCCTCCAGCAGGCCGAGGCTCCTCCAGCTTCATACCGAGGCTCCTCCAGCTTCATACCGAGGCTCCTCCAGCAGGCCGAGGCTCCTCCGGCAGGCCGAGGCTCCTCCAGCAGGCCGAGGCTCCTCCAGCTTCATACCGAGGCTCCTCCAGCAGGCCGAGGCTCCTCCAGCAGGCCGAGGCTCCTCCAGCAGGCTGAGGCTCCTCCAGCTTCATACCGAGGCTCCTCCAGCAGGCCGAGGCTCCTCCAGCTTCATACCGAGGCTCCTCCAGCTTCATACCGAGGCTCCTCCGGCTTCATACCGAGGCTCCTCCAGCAGGCCGAGGCTCCTCCAGCTTCATACCGAGGCTCCTCCGGCTTCATACCGAGGCTCCTCCAGCTGCTTCATACCGAGGCTCCTCCAGCTTCATACCGAGGCTCCTCCAGCAGGCCGAGGCTCCTCCGGCAGGCCGAGGCTCCTCCAGCTTCATACCGAGGCTCCTCCAGCTTCATACCGAGGCTCCTCCAGCAGGCCGAGGCTCCTCCAGCAGGCCGAGGCTCCTCCAGCAGGCCGAGGCTCCTCCAGCAGGCTGAGGCTCCTCCAGCAGGCCGAGGCTCCTCCAGCAGGCCGAGGCTCCTCCGGCAGGCCGAGGCTCCTCCAGCAGGCCGAGGCTCCTCCGGCTTCATACCGAGGCTCCTCCAGCTTCATACCGAGGCTCCTCCAGCAGGCCGAGGCTCCTCCGGCAGGCCGAGGCTCCTCCAGCAGGCCGAGGCTCCTCCGGCTTCATACCGAGGCTCCTCCAGCAGGCCGAGGCTCCTCCAGCAGGCCGAGGCTCCTCCAGCTTCATACTGAGGCTCCTCCAGCAGGCCGAGGCTCCTCCAGCTTCATACCGAGGCTCCTCCAGCTTCATACCGAGGCTCCTCCGGCAGGCCGAGGCTCCTCCAGCAGGCCGAGGCTCCTCCAGCAGGCCGAGGCTCCTCCAGCAGGCCGAGGCTCCTCTGGCAGGCCGAGGCTCCTCCAGCTTCATACCGAGGCTCCTCCAGCAGACCGAGGCTCCTCCAGCAGGCCGAGGCTCCTCCAGCTTCATACCGAGGCTCCTCCAGCTTCATACCGAGGCTCCTCCGGCTTCATACCGAGGCTCCTCCAGCAGGCCGAGGCTCCTCCAGCTTCATACCGAGGCTCCTCCGGCTTCATACCGAGGCTCCTCCAGCTGCTTCATACCGAGGCTCCTCCAGCTTCATACCGAGGCTCCTCCAGCAGGCCGAGGCTCCTCCGGCAGGCCGAGGCTCCTCCAGCTTCATACCGAGGCTCCTCCAGCTTCATACCGAGGCTCCTCCAGCAGGCCGAGGCTCCTCCAGCAGGCCGAGGCTCCTCCAGCAGGCCGAGGCTCCTCCAGCAGGCTGAGGCTCCTCCAGCAGGCCGAGGCTCCTCCAGCAGGCCGAGGCTCCTCCGGCAGGCCGAGGCTCCTCCAGCAGGCCGAGGCTCCTCCGGCTTCATACCGAGGCTCCTCCAGCAGGCCGAGGCTCCTCCAGCAGGCCGAGGCTCCTCCAGCAGGCCGAGGCTCCTCCGGCTTCATACCGAGGCTCCTCCAGCTTCATACCGAGGCTCCTCCAGCAGGCCGAGGCTCCTCCGGCAGGCCGAGGCTCCTCCAGCAGGCCGAGGCTCCTCCGGCTTCATACCGAGGCTCCTCCAGCAGGCCGAGGCTCCTCCAGCTTCATACTGA